The stretch of DNA AATAGGGCTGCAGATTCTCTGTGCCACCAACTGCAAAAGATGGCATGTTTTTAGTTCATTTCTTCACCATAAGGTATCAGAGCAGTAAGTCATTTTTTAACATTTATTAAACACAAGAAAAGACTATGAATGCATATCGAGTGATGAACTCATGTTGGTCCTTCATATCCTGGTCATCCAGATAATCAGTAACTGTACTCAATATTTTCATGTGCAAGTTGCATTTACTTTCTAGGAACTCAATCTGCAGGTCCTCTCTATTGATGGAGACGGCATTGAACCCCTGTGTTGGGGTCACATCCTGCTCCAGACTCCCCGAGGCAAAGCAGTGAAGCAAGCTGGTCTTCCCTGCCCCTTCGAGGCCAAGCACCAGGACTTGCTTTCCCGTGGCCTTTGTCTAAGATGGCACATAATAATAAAAGCACATCCAGATACACAAGTTAACACAACCCGGATAATAATATATTTAAACATTGCATATTAATACTTTTCTGTAATTGCTGATCCGGAATCATGTGTTATGTGAACATTTATAAAGCCTGGGCCATGGTACTGGTCATTGCAAATAGTGAACCATCGATTTAAGCCCACAATGAACTTTTATTGCTTCATCTTTACTTCAGCCTTAGTTTTCTATCACATAGAAGTCAAAGAGACTGAAGGGGAACTGTCACATTACAACAGCATGTGGTCAGTTCGAGCTAACCAATGCCTGAGTAAGAATAGACTAGTGCATGATAAAACAGTGCAGCAAGATTATAATGTCAAGATAAGACTTGGACCTAGCTACAGTTTGTAGACCAGATGTGTGATAATTATGTTTCCTTTACTGGGTGTTACAGGTTAGCTTATACAAAACGCCATTAATTATCCTGCTGGCTAGAACAGCACAGGAGAGTTGAGCATggttcagtgtgtatgtgttgcgCTCGTTCACCGAGTTGTGAAGGCAAGCAGAGCAGAAACGGGATACTCTTTAGTTGACCgatgtagctggcaaggtaactgcGGTTGAACTTTTAACAGGAAAAAAACGAGTGTTTTTTTGCAGTGCTGAGCTAGTATTGTAACTGACATGTAACGTTTCATCCCCTCTCAACTGACGTGAATGAATTAGCTACGTTAGCTATTAGCTAGGACAGCCAGGTCAGCTCTAACCTCTAGCTATCTGTCAGATAGATAGTAATAATAGCCACCTCATATAGCTAACAGCAGTTGTTTGTATAGACATGTTTTGTAGCCTTTGTTTGGTCCCCTTTCAACAGGAGTAAATGAACTTGGCTAGCTTTCGCCAGTTGATGTACAGTTAGAGAGAGCTGGCCAAAAGTTGGCTAAAGTTAGCTATTATTTTTGCCTCAtcacactagacctgaatcaaatgATGGAACCATCAGCCAAACGATTGAAGATTTATATTCTGGCATTTTTTTCAGTGCAATGTACGTTTTTATTAGTCAGTATGGCAATGTaatgttattgatctgtcagttcccgagctaattccctacttttcacacgGACACAGTAATAAACACACAGTAGAGGTCTGCGCAGGACCGATTTCTTCATTCCGCTCCCGCCTCCATCCGCAGCTTTTCATACCGGAATCCGCGTCAGCTGTTGGCTTTCTGTCTGACTCCCACTCGCTACCCCAAGAACTGGTCCCAAACCCAAATGAAGTCCCGCAATGTTATTTTAGGCGTATGTGACGCAGCTCACATGCCAGCCATGGTCCCATTAATTTTGCGCCCCATAGGGAATATCAAATGCAAAAATGACTTAAGAAATTGTTTAAACTCCTAGAGATTCTTATATTAGACTATCTGTATTACTGGGCTATATCGGCCAATATGCTAGATGTAGTTTGAAGAGAGCAGAGTACGAAAGACTTCCACATTCTCTTGAGTTATTTTCATAGTTCCCTTTTAGGAGTGGGAATATTTTCAGACTGAGAAATATGGGTGATCAATATTTAGGCCTATGTCGAGGCAACATATCCTTGGAAAGATAACTGCCCGTGCTTCTCCGCCCATGtataggctatagcctactctATTTAATTGAGAACACACCTGATCTCACAGGTATGTCTACTGAACTGGATGCAGCAAGAATGATGACAGCGACACGTACTACATTTTTCATAGGCCTATAGGATATAGCCTAGCTTTTAGGAAGACATTTTGGAGGCAGAGACAAATAAATGGTTAATAAATCATTATGGAAAATGAAAAGGTGCAACGCTCGCTCACCATTGTAGCCTAACTAATGTGCGAGTTGTGCCTTTTCTTTTTCAATGATGATTCCATTTTTTGATTGCACGTCGACTCACATTGGTCGAGCACCCTCCTTTACTCCATTATCAAGCCTATTTATTTACAGACAATTTAGCAAACTACAGTCTAATCATATTTAAGTTAATTTCATATTTAAATTAACTGCCACGTAATTCCCCACCCACGTATGCAGCTTACTCTATTTCAATGAGACCACACATACTAAGCGTACTCGAACTCTCATTATCAACTAGGAGAGGTAGGCCACTTAAGAATGGCAGGACCTTGAAGCAGCgaattatgtgtgtgtgaataatgCGAAAAATTTGATTTTAATACAATAGGTAGGCTACCGCATACAACGCAGAAAGAGGACCGTTTCCAAATAATCGGTGGATACAAAAATGCTTTCATCCAAAAGTCATCCGTCTGACCGCCCACAGAATGAAAAATGCAGATCGTGCCGCAATGATCTCTGTCGGGGCCCGCAGGTCCCGTGGGATGGCAGACCTTGAGtgcacagtcagtacacaacactgCTCACCATGTCTTAgtaggatcagatggtgacaggggtcccaGCAGGGTCACACAGCCAGGGTAGAACAGTCTACAGAGCTCAGGTGAATTCCGCAGTATATTAACAATATCAGTGAATGATACAAAGTTCCATCTTATATTGATGGGCATAGCTACAAAACAGCAGTTTAAGCTTAAAGCTACAGTCTAGGATCTGGGAATAATGGTAATTTCCATTATTGGATCATTTATTCTATTCTtggataatatactgtataaatgtACACTAAGGTAATTCTTTGTCATGCTTAAtcttttattgatttatttttacctttatttaactaggcaagtcagttaagagcacggatcagatggtgacaggggtctcagcagggtcaaacagccagggaagaccagtttGTGATGGAGCGGAGGTGAATTTTAAACCAAGAGTCTAACAACCAATACAGACTTTTGATTGTTTTTATTAAGACATCCTCAATATCAAATTTCAGCCAGACCGACCAGCCAGCCCAAGCAGCCTGCACACCCGACCCACACCAGtctaactcaactctctcccaacACAATTTCCTTCCCATTTcccaccattcatttttttcaATTCCCAAGGAAAATGTTtggaaataaaatagaaaatattGACCTAGTTCAGTCTTATcacttaaacatatttaataatgaCCTCCCTCCCACCTAGCTTGATAACTGTGGGCATTTTTTAATTACTTTTTGTTCAAATAGATAAGGCATATTACGTAaaaatgcaggaaattagctttagatGCCCCAAAAAGTTCCGCCAGGTTATGCGGAACAGGTTATACACAGGTTatacacttctaaaaccaaagtggcGCCCTTGTATTAAGATATATTGCCTATCTGTGGACCCTATTTGTTATAAACTGCACAGGATATTTGCCTCTAGTTTACAAGTCTCTAGTTTGAAAAGTCTAACTTGTTTAATATCTTCACAAGTACTTTTCTGTGGCGGTGAGGTAATTTCCAATAGCAACCACAAACATCCGTCAAGTAGGCGTGCCTCAAAATAGACATTTTGTAAGCATAATACGAACAAAAAGTACCTCTGTTACGATTGTTGGTGTTTGCTGTGCGGGTTCTGGTGCTTTTTGTGCAGTTTTTTTCCTAGTCTGCTTTCCTATTTTCTCTGGTTCTTGCTTTGGCTTTTCCCCCGAAGACGCATAGGTCCAGATGACATACGCAACTCCTCCGGTTACTGCAAGAGCAAGACCCACGACCGCAGCTTCTCTGACAACAGGCATGTTCGAAACAATGTTAGGAAATCTCGGAGAACTGTTTCACATGTCTTTATACATCGTGATAATCGTTACGTATCAATAAGTTTGCATCCCCCCAGTTACAACAAGTAGATTAAGCTCTCAATGCGATCGATAGGGGATATCCGGGGGCTTAGAGCACACAGGAAGTAACGTTAAGGCGCATACAGAAAATAATGTTTGCAGGAGCTAGAATAGATGAATATATAGAGatacaatataatacattttctaaataaaaaaacatcaaacGCAAGACATGAACGTTCTACAATGCAGCCAGTCACTACTACATTACACTCGAACTGCCGAGAAGACTTAATCTTCTCGAGAGTTGTTTCGGCTCATCAGTTTGATTGACATGTAGAGACTTTATACAAGTACCTTCAAGGGGGtgtatggctgcgtttacacaggcagcccaattctgatatttgttCCATCTTTTTACATAAGATCTTCTTCAGAGCTGATCTGAATGGTCCAATTAGTGAAACAATAACCGAATtgagctgcctgtctaaacgcagtaGTAGCATCACAATTTCAAAGGTAGGACTGAAAAATAACATATAGAAAATCAGCAACATGAATGATGCAGCTAAATTATTCTATCTTGTTTGCATTTCCATAGTAAGTCCACCAGGCAGCGCTTGATATCAAAGAGGCAACACTGCGTTCAATGCCGATGAACAATGCTGATGAGATGCTCAATGACCAAAAAACTGGGTAAAAACTAATGACAAATATACACTAGACTGACAGGGAGGGTTGTGTTGAAGCCACCCTGCTTCCATCTTAGCACTCAattggtaaaaaaatatattagaagctttagaaatgcatttattaatctctacatttgtttttgacatgtttATTTTAGTACAGACACCTTTAATGCATACTTATATTACATTGTGAGCGAaacataaaaatattttttaaatcctttatggcaatttttttttaaagtacttatgctactgtccccactacaacaatacatgtatttttgtccttgaaacattgaattgaaatactgtagaattccatttaTTCCTTTGAAGGACTTCTTCTGAGAGTGCCAATATGTCTGACCGGttgcttcaaagcctctcattggccaataaATACAATAGAAATCCaggatttacagtgcattcagaaagtattgagacccctgcaccctttccacattttgctacgttacagccttattctaaaattaattaaatagtttttttcccattatgaatttacacacaataccccttaatgacatagcaaaaacaggtttagacatttttgcaaaaaactgaaatatcacatttacataagtattcagaccctttactcagtactttgttgaagcacctttgcaaGTGATTACAGCCGAGTctacttgggtatgatgctacaagcttggcacacctgtatttggagagtttctcctattcttctctgcagatcctctcaagccctgtcaggttggatgtggagtgtcgctgcacagccattttcaggtctctccagagatgttcaatcacattcaagtccgggctctggctgggccactcaaggacattcagagacttggccCGAAGCCACTCCcgcgttgtcctgttggaaggtgaaccctcgCCCTAGTCTGCTGTCctgaacaggttttcatcaaggatttctctgtactttgcaccattcatctttccctagatcctgactagtctcccagtccctgccactgaaaaacatccccacagcatgatgctgccaccaccattcttcaccgtagagatactgccaggtttcctccagacgtgacacttggcattcaggtcaaagagttcaatcttggtttcatccgatcagagaatcttgtttttcatggtctgagagtcctttaggtgccttttgacaaactccaagcgggctgtcatatgcctttttttactaaggagtggcttccgtctggctattctaccataaaggcctgattggtggagtgctgcagagatggttgtctttaaGGTATGCAAAAAATATAAaattcagtttttgctttgtcattatgggttattgtgtgtcgattgaggaaacaaatatttaatacattttagaataaagctgtaacgtaataaaatgttgagtcatggggtctgaatactttccattagcactgtatatacacatcattgatgggtcggcaggtagcctagtggttagagtgttggactagtaaccgaggttgcaagatcaaatccctgagctgacaaggtaaaaatctgttgaataagaatttgttcttaactgacttggctagttaaataaaaggtaaaataaaaattgagAAAACTTTCCAAAGATAAAATTAACACAAAGATCCGTTTCAGTTAAGGAAGCCTATTTATTAAGACATAACAATGGGACACACATTTTGGCCAAAATCGTTTGCTTTCATCATTTTCCTTAAAACAATACGCAAATGACGTACTGCTAcccaataataataaaaaaaaatgtatttttactttaAACCAATGCAGGAAAGAAATATATACTAACCTTTGCATACAAAGCTTGCCTTTTCAGTGGGCAACTCAAGGAAATTAGTTTACGGTCAAAGAACAGTTTCCAAAAACTCAGGCTCAGagaacagaaacaacagtaaatTTCCTCTGCACAGAAGATACAAATTATAACTAGAGAACCCACTTGCCTACAACAAACAAATAAGGTCTCTGGCCATTTAAATTAGTTCTCTGACAATTGTTTCTGTGTAAAAAAATCTAACCGTGAAAGAACCAGGCAGGGAATTGATGCCCATTACTCAATTCATCGCATCCTATTCAACAACTACAAATTGGACAATGTTTGTggtcaaaaaaaaaaagaacaggCTAATCAACTTAAATGACAAAGCACATGATTCTGTGAGTTCCGGGCCGTGTGGTGGTGGTTGCCTATGTGTTGCTCCATATCTGCAGCGTTCTTCCAGTCTACCAGCCACTCTTGcttcctttcttcttcttctgaggGGCCTTCTTGCGGGCCCCTGGCCCTGCGGTAGCGGGCTTCTGCTGTCGTGGAGGGACCACGTTGCTGGCAGCGGGGGCCGAGGTGGAGGCAGAGGCTTGGGCTGACCCTGGccggggggaggtgggggggctGCTGGCAGTCTTACTGGCATCCCTGGAAACACAGAAGAATGTGTTACCGACCAAATGCAACACTACAGGTTAAAAAAAAGTAAAGCTGTGACAATAccagtattacatttttttttccaTTGAAAAAAATTAAAACACGAAGCAGtccaaactctttggtcctttaaaaacctgctgtaagTAAAATTGTGTGCCATAGCTAGGAACATaatgactctggatgacaacataataattatgtttgtttccaacattagggcggTTTAACTATACAGTCGTGGCCTGtcattgagaatgacacaaatatgaattttcacaaagtctgctgcctcagtttgtatgatggtaatttgcatatactccagaatgtttgaatgattctctcgttaacacaggtgtgagtgttgacgaggacaaggctggagatcacgctGTCATGCaaattgagttcgaataacagactggaagcttcaaaaggagggtggtgtttggaatcattgttcttcctctgtcaaccatggttacctgcaaggaaacatgtgccgtcatcattgctttgcacaaaaagggcttcacaggcaaggatattgctgccagtaagattgcacctaaattaaCCATTTAtctgatcatcaagaacttcaaggagagcggttcaaatgTTGTGAAGAAGGTTTCAGGGAAAgttcagcaagcgccaggaccgtctcctaaagttgatttagctgtgggatcagggcaccaccagtacagagcttgctcaggaatggcagcaggcaggtgtgagtgcatctgcacgcacagtgaggcgaagacttttggaggatggcctggtgtcaagaagggaagcaaagaagccacttctctccaggaaaaacatcagggacagactgatattctgcaaaaggtacagggattggactgctgaggactggggtaaagtcattttctctgatgaatccccttccCGATTGTTTGGGggatccggaaaaaagcttgttcgGAGAAGACagggtgagtgctaccatcagtcctgtgtcatgccaacagtaaagcatcatgagaccattcatgtgtggggttgcttctcagccaagggagtgggctcactcacaattttgactaagaacacagccatgaataaagaatggtaccaacacatcctccgagagcaacttctcccaaccatggTTTGGTAaccaacaatgccttttccagcatgatggagcaccttgccataaggcaaaagtgccaactaagtggctcagggaacaaaaaatatattttgggtccatcgccaggaaactccccagaccttaatcccattgagaacatgtagtaatcctcaagaggcgggtggacaaacaaaaacccacaaagtcggataaactccaagcattgattatgaaagaatgggctgccatcaatcaggatgtggcccagaagttaattgacagcatgccagggcagattgcagaggtcttgaaaagaagggtcaacactgcaaatattgactctctgaaccaacttcatgtaattgtcaataaaacatttgacacttatgaaatgcttgtaattatacttgaGTATTCCattgtaacatctgacaaaattatctaaagacac from Oncorhynchus kisutch isolate 150728-3 linkage group LG15, Okis_V2, whole genome shotgun sequence encodes:
- the LOC109905237 gene encoding ADP-ribosylation factor-like protein 9 codes for the protein MPVVREAAVVGLALAVTGGVAYVIWTYASSGEKPKQEPEKIGKQTRKKTAQKAPEPAQQTPTIVTETKATGKQVLVLGLEGAGKTSLLHCFASGSLEQDVTPTQGFNAVSINREDLQIEFLEIGGTENLQPYWKRYMCKAMVLVFVVDSSNAAQFPLAKKHLHELLETDLYLPLVVLANKQDNQGACSITTLHEALSLEEVGDQRKLFLIGTHVRKWDTEVNSAVQDARDLIIQMVQDGR